In the genome of Sphingomonas sp. LR60, the window GCTCGCGCGCGACGGCGATGGCGACGGACGGGCCGACATCTGGAACTCCGCGGCGGACACGCTGGCGTCGATCGGCAATTACTTCGTCCAGGCCGGCTGGCGCCGCGGCCAGCCGTGGGGCGTCGCCGCCAACGTCCCGGCCGCCTTCGACCGCACCGAGGTCCGCAACCGGCTCGTCTCGCCACGCTGCCCGCGCGTATTCGAGCGGCATAGCGGCTGGCGGTCGATGGCCGAATGGCGCGCGCTTGGCGTGTCCGCGCAGGGCCGCACGCTCGCCGACGACGTACAGGCGACGCTGATCGAACCCGATGGCCCCGGCCAGACCGCCTATCTGCTGACCGGCAATTACCGCGTGATCCTCGACTATAATTGCTCGAATTTCTACGCGCTCTCGGTCGGTCTGCTCGCCGATGCGATTGCGTCATAGCGGCGGCGCGCTATGGCATGATGCCGACCAATTCTCTTCGCTTCGACACACGGAACCATCGATGACCAAGCTGCTGACCGTTCTTGCGCTTCCCGCTGCCGTCGTTGCGCTGGCGATGCCCGCCGTCGCCTCCGCGCCGCAGTTCGACACGCCTGCGCCGGTCGCGTTCCTTGAGGATGTGTCGACGGGCGCGGTGCTGTTCGCGCGCGACGCCGATCGCCGGATGCCCCCGGCGTCGATGGCGAAGATGATGACGGTCTATACCGCGTTCGAGATGATCAAGCGCGGCGACCTGAAGCTCGACACCGAGTTCGAGGTGCGGCCTGAGACCTGGAAGAGGTGGCACGGCCCGCAGGCGGGATCGACGATGTTCCTGTCGTCGGGCGAGCGCGTTTCGGTCGCCAACCTGCTCTATGGCATCGTCACCTTGTCGGGGAACGACGCGTGCATCGTGCTGGCCGAGGGCATCTCCGGCACCGAGCAGGCGTTCGTCGAGCGGATGAACGAGGATGCCGCGAAGCTCGGCCTGAAGAACAGCCACTTCGGCACCGCGAACGGTTGGCCGGATGGCGGCGTCACCTATGTTACCGCGCGTGATCTCGCCACGCTGGCCGCCGCGACGATCCAGCAGCATCCGAAGCTCTACAAGCAATTCTATTCGCGCCGCGATTTCACTTGGGGCAAGACGATGGGCGCCGGTCAGGCGATCACCCAGGCCAATCGTGATCCGCTGCTCGGCCGCGTCGCCGGGGCCGATGGACTGAAGACCGGCCACACCGACGAGGCCGGCTATGGCTTCACCGGGTCGGCGGAGCAGAACGGCCGCCGGTTGGTCATGGTGCTGGCCGGCCTGACCAGCTTCAACCAGCGCGCGAGTGAATCGGTGCGCTTCATGGAATGGGGCTTTCGCGCCTGGCAGGCCAAGCCGGTCGTCAAGGCCGGCCGCGAGGTCGGCACCGCCACGGTACAGCTCGGCAGCGCGCGCGAGGTGAAGCTCGTCGCGCCGAAGGATCTGAGCGTCACCATCCCGTCGGGCAGCCGTCCGAAGCTCGCC includes:
- a CDS encoding D-alanyl-D-alanine carboxypeptidase family protein codes for the protein MTKLLTVLALPAAVVALAMPAVASAPQFDTPAPVAFLEDVSTGAVLFARDADRRMPPASMAKMMTVYTAFEMIKRGDLKLDTEFEVRPETWKRWHGPQAGSTMFLSSGERVSVANLLYGIVTLSGNDACIVLAEGISGTEQAFVERMNEDAAKLGLKNSHFGTANGWPDGGVTYVTARDLATLAAATIQQHPKLYKQFYSRRDFTWGKTMGAGQAITQANRDPLLGRVAGADGLKTGHTDEAGYGFTGSAEQNGRRLVMVLAGLTSFNQRASESVRFMEWGFRAWQAKPVVKAGREVGTATVQLGSAREVKLVAPKDLSVTIPSGSRPKLAAKIVYDGPIKAPIKQGAHIADLVVSSPGLPEQRMPLVAGGDVGEAGFFGRAWQGLFG